The genome window CCGCGCCATCAATGGTATTTACGATTTCGAATTGTAGATTTTCAGTATTCCAATTCTGATTTTGCGCATTCACAATACTCATCAAATGCGAACCCGAACCCATGCGAGAAATGGCTATTTTTTTGTTTTCTAAATCGGAAAGTGTTTTATAATTAGAATTAGCAGCAACGTGAATTCCCCAAATTAAAGGGCTTTGCACATAAACTTGTACAATCTTACTCGGATTTCCAGCAGCGATGTCTTTGATAATACCTTCGGTAAGAATTACAGCAATATCGGTTTCTCCATCACGAAGCATTTGACACATTTTACCTGTTCCTTCTGGAACATCAGTCCATTGTAAATCGATTCCCACGGCTTCAAATTCGCCATCTTCGATACACATGTGCCAAGGTAAGTTGAAATGCTCTGGGACGCCTGCAATCTTTATAGTTTTCATAGTTTTTAATCTAAAATCGAAACTTGATGTTGAAAAAGTCTATGGAACACAGATTTAAAAAAATTATTTAAATTTTAAAAATTTCTTAAATCTGTGTTCCTTTTGATTAATTTACTAATTTATTCAATGTATATTCAATCAACTCATCTACAGCTTTATATGGATCTTCACTGAAAGTACCAGTTGCACGGTTAGCGATGATAGCATTTAACGATAAACAGTTATGACCTAATAATTTTCCTAGACCATAAATAGCTCCAGTTTCCATTTCTAAATTAGTCATTCGCGTTCCGTTGAAATTGAAACTATCCATTTTAGCATTTAACTCAGGATCTTGAATGCCTAAACGCACCACACGACCTTGTGGACCGTAAAATCCGCCAGCGGTTCCTGTGAATCCTTTGAAAATTATTTCGCTTTCTAAACGTTTTTCTAGAGTTTTACTGCAAGAAATCACGTACGGACGACCTTTTCTCATGTCCCAATTTGTTTGAGCAATAAACGCTTCTTCCATTTCAGTTTCCGAAATTTCATCAATTAAATAAGAGCGAAGCATATTGTCTAATCCTAAACCATACTGACTCATTACAAAACTATCAACTGGAATATCCACTTGTAACGAACCCGAAGTTCCGATACGAACAATGTTCAATGAAGTTAATTCTTTTTTAACGGTTCTTGTTGCTAAATCAACGTTTACCAACGCATCTAATTCGTTCATTACGATGTCAATGTTATCTGGACCAATTCCAGTTGAAATAACCGTAATTCTTTTGCCTTTGTAAGTTCCTGTTTGTGTTTTAAATTCGCGTTTTTGAGTAGTAAACTC of Flavobacterium channae contains these proteins:
- a CDS encoding nucleoside phosphorylase, with translation MIKDSELILNPDGSVYHINLKPGQIANDIIFVGDQNRVEKITKHFDSIEFTTQKREFKTQTGTYKGKRITVISTGIGPDNIDIVMNELDALVNVDLATRTVKKELTSLNIVRIGTSGSLQVDIPVDSFVMSQYGLGLDNMLRSYLIDEISETEMEEAFIAQTNWDMRKGRPYVISCSKTLEKRLESEIIFKGFTGTAGGFYGPQGRVVRLGIQDPELNAKMDSFNFNGTRMTNLEMETGAIYGLGKLLGHNCLSLNAIIANRATGTFSEDPYKAVDELIEYTLNKLVN
- a CDS encoding substrate-binding domain-containing protein, giving the protein MKTIKIAGVPEHFNLPWHMCIEDGEFEAVGIDLQWTDVPEGTGKMCQMLRDGETDIAVILTEGIIKDIAAGNPSKIVQVYVQSPLIWGIHVAANSNYKTLSDLENKKIAISRMGSGSHLMSIVNAQNQNWNTENLQFEIVNTIDGAVESLTSEKADYFMWERFMTQPLVDNGIFRRIADCPTPWPCFVIAVRNEVLEQYPKVIEQILDIINTTTEEFKMIPSIDRTLASKYNQKIEAIQEWLKLTRWSQKQMTNPTLDKIMEQLLKLQIIEKKLPKESILK